The following coding sequences are from one Macaca nemestrina isolate mMacNem1 chromosome 1, mMacNem.hap1, whole genome shotgun sequence window:
- the LOC105463351 gene encoding olfactory receptor 2Z1-like, with protein MREAPWHSKKNQDKRRESHFLAQLSLLSREARQEAGRGPWNHPSTTGFVLTRLFNDSQMHLFLFSMVVLVYILAMAGNATMVLLIWADAQLHKPMYFLLSQLSFLDIFFSSVTVPKMIVAFLFDWTSISFGGCGAQMFFFMFLGAAECLLLALVAYDRYVAICNPLRYPVLMSRRVCLLMVVSSWLGGSLNASIQTSLTLQFPYCGSRKVTHFFCEVPSLLMLACADTEAYKQVLFVTGVVVLLVPIAFITTSYAFILVAVLQMRSVEGRQKALATCSSHLTVVNLFYGPLVYTYMLPASYHSPGQDDVVSVFYTVLTPLLNPVIYSLRNKEVTGAMKKVIGECGVCRNA; from the exons ATGAGGGAGGCCCCTTGGCATAGCAAGAAGAACCAGGACAAGCGCCGAGAGAGCCACTTCCTGGCACAGCTCTCTCTGCTCTCTCG TGAGGCTCggcaggaggcaggcagagggCCTTGGAACCACCCCTCCACCACTGGCTTTGTCCTCACTAGACTTTTCAATGACAGCCAGATGCACCTGTTCCTCTTCAGCATGGTGGTGCTGGTCTACATCCTCGCCATGGCTGGCAATGCCACCATGGTCCTCCTGATCTGGGCCGACGCCCAGCTCCACAAGCCCATGTACTTCCTCCTCAGCCAGCTGTCCTTCCTGGACATCTTCTTTTCTTCAGTCACTGTCCCCAAGATGATAGTGGCCTTCCTCTTTGATTGGACGAGCATCTCTTTTGGGGGCTGTGGGGcacaaatgtttttcttcatgttCCTGGGAGCTGCAGAGTGTCTCCTGCTGGCCCTCGTGGCCTATGACCGCTATGTAGCCATCTGCAACCCTCTGCGTTACCCAGTGCTTATGAGCCGTCGCGTCTGCCTGCTCATGGTTGTGAgctcctggctgggagggtccctcAATGCCTCCATCCAGACCTCGCTAACCCTGCAGTTCCCCTACTGTGGCTCACGAAAGGTCACCCACTTCTTCTGCGAAGTGCCTTCGCTGCTGATGCTGGCCTGTGCAGACACAGAGGCCTATAAGCAGGTGCTCTTTGTGACAGGTGTGGTGGTCCTCTTGGTGCCCATTGCCTTCATCACCACCTCCTACGCCTTCATTTTGGTGGCTGTGCTCCAGATGCGCTCTGTGGAGGGGCGTCAGAAGGCCCTGGCCACCTGTTCCTCCCACTTGACAGTAGTCAACCTCTTCTATGGGCCCCTTGTCTACACCTACATGTTACCTGCATCCTACCACTCTCCTGGCCAGGATGATGTCGTATCTGTCTTCTATACTGTTCTCACACCCTTGCTCAACCCTGTCATCTACAGCCTCAGAAACAAGGAAGTGACTGGGGCAATGAAGAAGGTCATAGGAGAGTGTGGTGTCTGTAGGAATGCTTGA